A single genomic interval of Spirosoma taeanense harbors:
- a CDS encoding DUF11 domain-containing protein — translation MTSTVQKTAVFSAVLWLCSAVAALAQLDVTYPVERMIVQRDNNNQATVQIAGSYAQDLDVVEARVVARTAGQGTSTNWTLIKAKPTNGQFTGTLTVRGGWYRVEVRGLRNGQVVASDAIERFGVGEVFAIVGHSNAQGSSCIIDGVDNCPTMDGAADDRVTVVPVDQSTPEFRQYENTADTRYLPGLTFNQLATFSGISPFAKVAWFWGRMGDVLVQRINVPVLIYNAGFGGTNMEHNYKAAYDIPFEHGFCRYDLRMPFVNLRNLMNLYVGSTGIRAVILNHGENDRGNPTDLIVTHHYGVIDKARQEFNKPNLAWIIALSSFVSGPFDNVRSAQLQVINRSNYQTYQGPDLDNISSREDRPDGIHYSPSGQRKAGELWANAITDDFLRTVQPYLAQQQPLTSVACATDNQLTLTQPAGYEYTWNTGSSDQSLTVGAGTYSARLRNPQKQVVFPPAVTVPTGVQPDFPTITANGPGTYCQPGKLILESSHTGQNLWNTGVTSATLAVAGTGTYSVQARGAAYGCLSEPSYFTVSAAGTDLSLALRASRRIVSRGDTVTFIITVRNEGACESGAVTIQNRLPPNLTFVSSADLTVADSIVTGNVTNIPVGQSVTRRYVARLTAAGAYQNAAQLTAQAGRDPDSQPNSGTGDGQDDAMMVHLRTLNTDSLRLFASPNPLQTTLPPVRGNQPVMDGTKADLSLTMHASRQYVRAGQKVTITLLVRNRGAQTATNVTLQNDLPTGLQFSSSASGMTVTGSVVSGTIAQLASGQEAKLSFVATVTSSGSLTNAAQISSVDQPDPDSKPGNGTTNGEDDTARLTLRTNGTSAARRAASDKPPATPAQPMAIGSADSVPHRFWRGSEK, via the coding sequence ATGACTTCCACTGTACAGAAAACGGCCGTCTTCAGCGCGGTTCTCTGGTTATGTTCTGCGGTTGCGGCCCTTGCTCAACTCGACGTTACGTATCCGGTCGAGCGGATGATTGTGCAGCGTGATAACAACAACCAGGCGACCGTACAGATTGCGGGCAGTTATGCCCAGGATCTCGACGTTGTTGAGGCCCGCGTAGTAGCCCGAACTGCGGGTCAGGGTACCAGCACCAACTGGACTTTGATTAAGGCCAAGCCTACCAACGGGCAGTTTACCGGCACGCTGACCGTGCGTGGAGGCTGGTATCGGGTCGAAGTGCGGGGACTGCGTAACGGACAGGTTGTGGCATCGGATGCCATTGAACGGTTCGGCGTGGGCGAGGTCTTCGCCATTGTCGGTCACTCCAACGCCCAGGGGTCAAGCTGCATCATTGACGGTGTCGATAATTGCCCCACGATGGACGGCGCTGCCGACGACCGGGTTACGGTCGTGCCTGTTGACCAGAGTACGCCCGAATTCAGGCAGTACGAAAACACCGCCGACACGCGCTACCTGCCGGGTCTGACTTTTAACCAGTTAGCTACATTCAGCGGTATCTCGCCGTTCGCCAAAGTGGCCTGGTTCTGGGGCCGCATGGGCGATGTACTGGTGCAGCGCATCAACGTACCGGTGCTGATTTACAATGCGGGCTTTGGCGGTACCAACATGGAGCATAATTACAAGGCCGCCTACGACATTCCGTTCGAACACGGCTTCTGCCGCTACGACCTACGGATGCCGTTCGTGAACCTGCGCAACCTGATGAACCTGTACGTTGGCTCAACGGGCATCCGGGCGGTCATTCTCAACCACGGCGAAAACGACCGGGGCAACCCAACCGACCTCATCGTAACGCACCATTACGGGGTCATCGACAAAGCCCGGCAGGAATTCAACAAGCCAAACCTGGCCTGGATCATTGCCCTGTCGTCGTTTGTCAGCGGCCCGTTTGATAACGTCCGCTCGGCCCAGTTGCAGGTTATCAACCGATCCAACTACCAGACCTACCAGGGACCTGACCTCGACAACATCAGCTCCCGCGAAGACCGGCCCGATGGCATTCACTATTCCCCTTCGGGTCAGCGAAAAGCCGGTGAACTATGGGCCAACGCCATCACTGATGATTTTCTCCGGACGGTACAGCCGTATCTGGCTCAGCAGCAGCCCCTGACGAGCGTTGCCTGCGCCACGGACAACCAGTTGACGCTCACGCAGCCCGCCGGGTATGAATACACCTGGAACACGGGCAGCAGCGACCAGAGCCTGACCGTAGGCGCGGGCACTTATTCGGCCCGACTGCGCAACCCGCAGAAACAGGTAGTTTTTCCACCGGCCGTAACCGTACCGACTGGTGTTCAGCCCGACTTTCCGACCATTACCGCCAATGGCCCCGGCACGTACTGCCAGCCCGGCAAGCTTATCCTGGAGTCTAGCCACACCGGGCAAAACCTCTGGAACACCGGCGTAACCAGCGCTACGCTGGCAGTAGCGGGTACGGGCACCTACTCCGTTCAGGCGCGGGGGGCGGCTTACGGTTGTCTGTCGGAGCCGTCCTATTTTACGGTTTCTGCAGCCGGAACGGATTTATCGCTGGCCTTACGGGCCAGTCGACGGATCGTCAGCCGGGGCGATACCGTAACCTTCATCATCACCGTTCGGAACGAGGGCGCCTGCGAATCAGGCGCGGTAACGATTCAGAACCGGCTGCCACCCAACCTGACGTTTGTGTCGTCGGCTGATCTAACGGTGGCCGATAGCATCGTAACCGGGAACGTAACGAATATTCCGGTAGGACAATCCGTTACCCGTCGGTACGTTGCCCGGCTGACGGCGGCCGGTGCCTATCAGAATGCCGCCCAGCTAACGGCGCAGGCTGGCCGCGACCCCGACAGCCAGCCCAATTCCGGCACCGGCGACGGTCAGGACGACGCCATGATGGTGCATCTGCGGACGCTCAATACCGATTCGCTTCGCCTGTTTGCCTCGCCCAATCCCCTGCAAACGACGCTGCCGCCCGTACGCGGGAATCAACCCGTTATGGATGGCACAAAAGCAGATCTGAGCCTGACGATGCACGCCAGCCGGCAATACGTCAGGGCTGGCCAGAAGGTCACCATTACGCTGCTGGTCCGCAACCGGGGTGCTCAGACGGCCACGAATGTTACTCTGCAGAATGATCTGCCGACCGGTTTGCAATTCTCATCGTCGGCATCAGGCATGACAGTTACCGGCTCGGTCGTCAGCGGTACTATTGCTCAGCTTGCCTCCGGACAGGAAGCGAAACTATCGTTTGTCGCTACGGTGACTAGCAGCGGTTCGCTTACCAATGCAGCGCAGATCAGCAGCGTCGACCAGCCTGATCCCGACAGTAAACCCGGTAACGGTACTACCAACGGTGAAGACGACACGGCCCGGCTGACCCTCCGCACCAACGGCACATCGGCCGCGCGGAGGGCCGCATCAGATAAGCCACCTGCAACCCCGGCGCAACCCATGGCCATTGGCTCAGCCGATTCCGTACCGCATCGATTTTGGAGGGGCAGCGAAAAGTAA
- a CDS encoding transglutaminase family protein: MHLHVRHESEYTYDFPVALGPQTLYLYPRMYPYQRLLDYQLTIDPKPSRVVRNIDVEGNVQQLVYFDHPTKHLCVTAEMQLQSDEFNSFDFVLFPFETQMVPFRYPKSVEDILQPYLERIGVTPRVDDWARQIAASASWQTTGFLTTLNQKIREFTYEIRELGAPFPPEQTLILRRGSCRDYTTLFIAACRSLGIGARFVSGYLFGNPQQEHQLHAWAEVYLPGAGWRGFDPTEGSVVVNRHVFLTSTAKPELAAPISGTFVGQANSTLRSELTFL; the protein is encoded by the coding sequence ATGCACCTTCATGTTCGGCACGAATCCGAATACACGTACGATTTTCCCGTCGCGCTCGGCCCACAAACGCTGTACCTGTATCCCAGGATGTACCCTTACCAGCGTTTGCTCGATTATCAACTGACGATTGATCCGAAGCCGTCGCGCGTTGTTCGAAATATTGACGTGGAAGGGAATGTGCAGCAGCTGGTGTATTTCGATCATCCAACGAAGCACCTCTGCGTAACGGCCGAGATGCAGCTCCAGTCCGACGAGTTCAATTCGTTCGACTTTGTGCTGTTCCCCTTCGAGACTCAGATGGTGCCGTTTCGTTACCCAAAGTCGGTTGAGGATATATTACAGCCCTACCTGGAGCGTATTGGCGTTACTCCGCGCGTTGATGACTGGGCCCGGCAGATTGCAGCCAGTGCCAGTTGGCAGACAACCGGCTTCCTGACGACCCTGAACCAGAAAATCCGGGAGTTTACGTATGAAATCCGGGAACTCGGCGCACCTTTTCCGCCGGAGCAGACCCTGATCCTACGGAGAGGCTCGTGCCGCGATTACACGACCCTGTTCATTGCCGCCTGCCGGAGCCTGGGCATTGGCGCCCGCTTCGTCAGTGGCTACCTGTTCGGTAATCCGCAGCAGGAACACCAGCTCCATGCCTGGGCGGAGGTGTATCTGCCCGGTGCCGGCTGGCGGGGTTTCGATCCTACCGAAGGCTCGGTGGTTGTTAATCGGCATGTTTTTCTGACCTCAACGGCAAAACCCGAACTGGCGGCCCCCATCAGTGGTACGTTTGTGGGGCAGGCCAATTCAACGCTGCGGTCAGAGTTAACCTTTCTGTAA
- a CDS encoding S8 family peptidase, with translation MEKELEYMRRNHPEILAAEPPYVAVRFAPDVKLTYDDDGVKQLTERQFAPLKRLTTRFPGLRMTRLYQALPPDKLGDLVKRAQEVDETYRPGPLFSYFKVEYDDPAQLPAIAKEMQRWKEVEHATVYVPAPSPFVNAADDVRAVNQTYLDAAPGGIDARYAWNFVGGDGQGQRLIDIERGWTFNHEDLVAHASLTNLNGSILDADRGHGTSVLGEICAVDNAIGCVGITPHIASVRGSSFSGSTQQDAILVAVANLSFGDVILLEAQNWVPGIPMMLGPIEVLDAAYEAIRLATALGIIVVEAGGNGTNNGSTPPFALDTYVSPGGDAILNPGGAGFRDSGAIIVSAATSAAPHTRMPWAPHGQRIDNYAWGQNINTLNSDSSGATNLYSTSFGGTSGASPMITGAALSINGIAEANLGFRFGPRQMRTILRNPATGTAPAATETSQISVMPNLRQIIGNLLMNVAPDVYVRDFVGDTGNSHSGAISASPDIIVRPAAEANPQAAFGEGSGTENSNTLGSRVVASTDHFIYVRMRNRGGSAATNVQATVYWSPPASLVTPDLWTLAGSVNLPTVPNGSQLTVSDAITWPAASIPPVGHYCYVGLIGNALDPAPTPVDFLNWNNFQLFIRNNNNVTWRNFNVVSAEPGPDAPLPDFVALPFLLVGAPDKARAFDITIEGKLPEGARLLFQMPIDLFRQARQFLPKAELINRQEARAQLNPFQQTLLKGMKLPAKYRGKCQLLLHIPKELRKRPFQLMLSQYYRKQQVGGLTWQTGARRL, from the coding sequence ATGGAAAAAGAATTGGAGTATATGCGCCGGAATCACCCCGAAATTCTGGCCGCGGAGCCGCCTTACGTAGCGGTTCGGTTCGCGCCCGACGTAAAGCTGACCTACGACGATGACGGTGTCAAACAGCTTACCGAACGGCAGTTTGCTCCCCTGAAACGCCTGACCACCAGGTTTCCGGGTCTTCGCATGACCCGCCTATATCAGGCTCTGCCCCCTGATAAACTAGGCGACCTTGTGAAGCGCGCGCAGGAGGTCGACGAGACCTACCGGCCGGGGCCGCTGTTCAGCTATTTCAAGGTTGAATACGACGATCCGGCTCAGTTACCCGCCATCGCCAAAGAGATGCAGCGCTGGAAAGAGGTAGAGCATGCCACCGTTTACGTACCTGCCCCGTCGCCATTCGTCAACGCAGCCGACGATGTGCGGGCGGTTAATCAGACTTACCTTGATGCGGCCCCGGGTGGCATTGATGCCCGTTACGCCTGGAATTTCGTGGGTGGTGACGGACAGGGCCAGCGCCTGATTGACATCGAACGCGGCTGGACTTTTAATCACGAAGACCTGGTGGCGCATGCGAGCCTTACCAACCTGAACGGATCCATTCTGGACGCCGACCGCGGGCACGGCACGTCGGTACTGGGCGAAATCTGCGCCGTTGATAACGCCATCGGCTGCGTCGGAATTACGCCCCACATTGCCAGCGTACGCGGCTCCTCCTTTTCGGGCAGTACTCAGCAGGATGCCATTCTCGTTGCCGTAGCCAACTTATCGTTTGGCGATGTTATCCTGCTCGAAGCCCAGAACTGGGTACCCGGTATCCCGATGATGCTGGGGCCGATTGAGGTGCTGGATGCGGCCTACGAGGCCATCCGGCTGGCAACGGCGCTGGGCATTATCGTCGTAGAAGCAGGCGGAAACGGTACTAACAACGGTTCTACGCCCCCGTTTGCGCTGGACACCTATGTTTCGCCGGGTGGCGACGCGATTCTGAATCCTGGCGGAGCAGGCTTCCGGGATTCGGGCGCCATCATTGTCAGTGCCGCGACCTCGGCGGCTCCGCACACCCGCATGCCCTGGGCTCCCCACGGTCAGCGAATTGACAACTACGCCTGGGGCCAAAACATCAATACCCTTAACTCAGACAGCAGCGGGGCAACCAACCTCTACAGCACGAGTTTTGGCGGTACGTCGGGGGCATCGCCCATGATCACCGGCGCGGCCCTGTCTATCAACGGCATTGCTGAAGCTAACCTGGGTTTCCGGTTTGGGCCTCGTCAGATGCGGACCATTTTACGTAATCCGGCCACCGGCACGGCTCCTGCCGCTACCGAAACGTCGCAGATTAGCGTAATGCCTAATCTGCGCCAGATTATTGGCAATCTGCTGATGAACGTTGCACCAGACGTATATGTGCGTGATTTTGTGGGTGATACGGGCAATTCCCATTCAGGAGCGATCTCGGCCAGCCCCGACATTATCGTTCGGCCAGCTGCCGAGGCAAATCCACAGGCGGCTTTTGGCGAAGGCAGCGGCACCGAAAACAGCAACACCCTCGGCAGCCGTGTGGTGGCGTCTACCGATCATTTTATTTACGTTCGCATGCGCAACCGGGGCGGTTCGGCTGCAACGAACGTACAGGCAACTGTGTACTGGTCGCCACCGGCTTCGCTCGTCACCCCTGATTTGTGGACGCTGGCCGGATCGGTCAACCTGCCAACCGTACCCAATGGCAGCCAGCTGACTGTATCGGATGCCATCACCTGGCCTGCCGCCAGCATACCGCCGGTTGGGCATTACTGTTATGTTGGCCTTATTGGAAACGCTCTTGACCCGGCTCCTACCCCAGTTGATTTCCTAAACTGGAACAATTTCCAGCTGTTTATCCGCAATAACAATAACGTAACCTGGCGAAACTTCAACGTCGTCAGCGCTGAGCCCGGCCCCGATGCACCGCTACCGGATTTTGTCGCCCTACCGTTCTTGCTGGTGGGCGCGCCCGACAAAGCCCGGGCGTTCGATATTACCATTGAAGGAAAACTGCCCGAAGGGGCGCGGCTGCTGTTCCAGATGCCGATTGATCTGTTCCGGCAGGCCCGTCAGTTTTTGCCGAAAGCAGAGCTTATTAATCGTCAGGAAGCCCGGGCTCAACTGAACCCCTTCCAGCAAACCCTGCTGAAAGGCATGAAACTGCCGGCCAAGTACCGGGGCAAATGTCAGTTATTGCTGCACATTCCAAAAGAGCTGCGCAAGCGGCCGTTCCAGCTTATGCTTAGTCAATATTACCGGAAGCAGCAGGTGGGCGGACTTACGTGGCAAACCGGCGCCCGAAGGCTGTAA
- the glmM gene encoding phosphoglucosamine mutase, with amino-acid sequence MALIKSISGIRGTIGGRSGDGLTPLDVVKFTAAFGQWLRQRNPDQQTVVIGRDGRLSGEMVSKLVAATLQGLGLNVIDLGLSTTPTVELAVAGENAAGGIILTASHNPIQWNALKLLNETGEFISAQDGADVLAIAHTESFEFAEVRKLGQYRTDTTWLQKHIDQILALPLVDREAIAKRNFRIVVDAVNSTGGLAVPMLLEALGIEQISKLHCEPTGNFAHNPEPLPENLRDIIKEMEKGNADLGIVVDPDVDRLALICEDGSPFGEEYTLVAVADYVLKNGNVGNTVSNLSSTVALRDVTQKHGGKHYASAVGEVNVVEMMKEQNAVIGGEGNGGIIYPDLHHGRDALVGIALFLSHLARSGKSASMLRRTYPNYYISKNKIELTPDIDVDAVLQRIQTKYARNPISTVDGVKIEFDKEWVHLRKSNTEPIIRIYSESDTLATADHLAGKIISDIREVIAEKR; translated from the coding sequence GTGGCATTAATCAAGTCTATTTCTGGAATTCGGGGAACGATTGGCGGGCGCAGCGGAGACGGACTGACACCCCTGGATGTGGTAAAGTTTACGGCCGCATTTGGCCAGTGGCTCCGGCAGCGAAACCCTGACCAACAAACCGTTGTCATTGGGCGCGATGGTCGGCTATCGGGCGAAATGGTTTCCAAACTGGTAGCGGCTACGCTGCAGGGACTTGGCCTGAACGTCATTGATCTGGGCCTTTCAACAACCCCAACCGTTGAACTGGCGGTAGCGGGCGAAAACGCTGCGGGCGGGATTATCCTCACGGCCAGCCACAACCCCATTCAATGGAACGCCCTGAAACTGCTGAACGAAACCGGCGAGTTTATTTCCGCCCAGGACGGTGCCGATGTGCTGGCTATTGCCCATACCGAATCGTTTGAGTTTGCCGAAGTTCGAAAACTTGGCCAGTACCGCACCGATACAACCTGGCTGCAGAAACACATCGACCAGATTCTGGCCCTGCCGCTGGTTGACCGCGAAGCCATCGCGAAGCGCAACTTCCGGATTGTGGTGGACGCTGTCAACTCCACGGGTGGTCTGGCGGTGCCCATGCTGCTGGAAGCCCTGGGTATAGAACAGATCTCGAAACTGCACTGCGAACCAACGGGCAATTTTGCCCACAACCCGGAGCCCTTGCCCGAAAACCTCCGCGACATCATCAAGGAGATGGAAAAAGGTAATGCCGATCTGGGAATTGTGGTGGACCCCGACGTAGACCGTCTGGCGCTCATCTGTGAGGATGGCTCCCCGTTCGGTGAAGAATACACGCTGGTGGCCGTTGCGGATTACGTTCTGAAAAATGGAAATGTCGGGAACACGGTTTCGAACCTGTCGAGTACGGTAGCCCTGCGCGACGTAACGCAGAAGCACGGCGGTAAGCATTACGCATCGGCCGTGGGTGAGGTCAACGTCGTGGAAATGATGAAAGAGCAGAACGCGGTTATCGGCGGAGAAGGCAACGGCGGGATTATCTACCCCGACCTGCACCACGGCCGCGACGCGCTGGTAGGTATCGCCCTCTTTCTGAGCCACCTGGCCAGGTCGGGCAAGTCGGCCTCCATGCTGCGCCGGACGTATCCGAACTACTACATCTCCAAAAACAAGATTGAACTCACGCCCGACATCGACGTAGACGCCGTGCTGCAGCGAATTCAAACCAAGTATGCCCGCAACCCCATCAGCACCGTCGACGGCGTGAAGATTGAGTTCGACAAGGAGTGGGTTCACCTGCGTAAATCGAACACTGAGCCGATTATCCGCATCTATTCCGAATCGGACACGCTGGCTACTGCCGACCACCTCGCCGGGAAGATCATCAGCGACATTCGGGAAGTAATTGCCGAGAAGCGCTAA
- a CDS encoding peptidase, whose translation MTYCLGIKVASGLVAIADTRLTSGTEVSSNRKISVHEVENHSLFIMTSGLRSVRDKAITYFKEVLAEQDRSFNKLYKAVNAFGEQVKRVAQEDKASIMANGLNFNLNAIVGGQLEDDDEHKLFLLYPEGNWVEVDQGAPFKIIGNSGYGKPLLFRNLSYDTSLPDALKIGFLAFDATRVSANDVDYPLDVVVYPKDSFHMTEYRLEKDDMDEVSHQWSALLSNSVRKLPTYWMDPIFDKVRSVKH comes from the coding sequence ATGACGTATTGTTTAGGAATCAAGGTCGCGTCGGGCTTGGTTGCCATCGCCGATACGCGGCTGACCTCCGGCACCGAAGTCTCGTCGAATCGAAAAATTTCGGTTCACGAAGTTGAAAACCACTCCCTGTTCATCATGACCTCGGGTTTGCGCTCCGTGCGCGACAAGGCCATTACGTATTTTAAGGAAGTGCTTGCCGAGCAGGATCGTTCGTTCAACAAACTTTACAAAGCCGTCAATGCCTTCGGCGAGCAGGTCAAACGCGTTGCTCAGGAAGACAAAGCATCCATCATGGCCAACGGCCTGAATTTCAACCTGAACGCCATTGTTGGTGGACAGTTGGAAGACGATGATGAGCATAAACTCTTTCTGCTGTACCCGGAAGGCAACTGGGTCGAGGTAGACCAGGGTGCTCCGTTCAAGATTATCGGTAATTCAGGTTACGGCAAGCCCCTGCTGTTCCGGAACCTATCGTATGATACCAGCCTGCCAGATGCCCTGAAGATTGGCTTTCTGGCTTTCGACGCGACCCGCGTCAGCGCCAACGACGTAGACTACCCACTGGATGTCGTGGTGTACCCGAAAGATTCCTTTCACATGACCGAATATCGGCTGGAGAAAGACGATATGGACGAGGTATCTCACCAGTGGAGCGCACTGCTCAGTAACTCGGTCCGAAAACTGCCTACGTATTGGATGGACCCCATTTTCGATAAGGTGCGTTCCGTGAAGCATTAA
- a CDS encoding FAD-binding protein, which translates to MSLPNGLQRLPISELTNRHENFTQPLLPGNSFKLTIPSGLPDSKSEYRQTTANFQWLIQHAIDQNIRLRAIGKNWSFTRVGVTNGGMVDTDALMQTFAIRQGSVAPEYLAAGKSPENLFFAECGTTIHILEQLLEGRNKSIRASGASNGQTIAGATSTGTHGAAFDLGSVHDTIVGLHIVCGPQKHVWLERASYPVASRQFTDVLGVTEVLRDDALFNAAVVSFGSFGFIHGIMLEISDLFWLKSYSAKSVPYTTELKKAMTHCDFSGIAQALGLPLATPDAEPYHFQLIVNPHQLDLTGANPERGPFARILYRYRAKPSGALPPPLKPGFTYGDDTMGLIQTLLDRLKPKKSVPALVNLLYPQALEDTDGWIGTMSDFFGNTNIRGKASSAAIGINATDSPRVLEEIAALNAQSAYPGVLGLRWVKQTAATLGFTRFPITCVLELDGIDSKLTNEFLERTWNRLDALDIPFTMHWGKINFGLSEQRVRRMYGEPNIDAWLMARQQLLDAPTRAVFTNEFMEKCGLNRELVLDSPIV; encoded by the coding sequence ATGAGCCTTCCTAACGGACTCCAGCGGTTACCGATCTCGGAACTAACCAACCGCCACGAAAACTTCACGCAGCCGCTTCTGCCCGGCAATTCGTTCAAGCTCACCATTCCGAGCGGGCTACCCGACAGCAAATCGGAGTATCGGCAGACGACCGCCAATTTTCAGTGGCTCATCCAGCACGCCATTGATCAGAACATCCGCCTGCGGGCCATCGGCAAGAACTGGTCGTTCACCAGAGTTGGCGTTACGAACGGGGGGATGGTCGATACCGACGCGCTGATGCAGACGTTCGCCATCCGCCAGGGGTCGGTTGCGCCCGAATACCTCGCAGCAGGGAAGTCGCCGGAGAACCTGTTTTTTGCTGAATGCGGCACAACGATTCACATTCTGGAGCAACTGCTCGAAGGACGGAATAAATCCATCCGGGCATCGGGAGCCAGTAACGGGCAAACCATCGCCGGGGCTACCTCCACCGGTACGCATGGCGCGGCATTCGATCTCGGCTCTGTCCACGATACCATTGTTGGTCTGCATATTGTTTGTGGTCCCCAGAAGCATGTCTGGCTGGAGCGCGCATCCTATCCGGTAGCTTCCCGGCAATTTACCGATGTACTGGGCGTAACGGAGGTGCTGCGCGACGACGCCCTCTTCAACGCGGCCGTCGTGAGTTTTGGCTCGTTCGGATTCATTCACGGGATTATGCTCGAAATCTCGGACCTATTCTGGCTCAAGTCCTACAGTGCGAAGAGTGTGCCGTACACGACCGAGCTGAAAAAAGCCATGACCCACTGCGACTTTTCGGGCATCGCTCAGGCACTTGGTCTGCCCCTGGCCACGCCGGACGCCGAACCGTATCATTTTCAGCTGATCGTTAATCCGCACCAGCTCGATCTGACCGGAGCCAATCCGGAACGGGGACCATTTGCACGCATTTTATACCGGTACCGCGCGAAGCCCTCCGGTGCCCTGCCGCCCCCGCTCAAACCCGGCTTTACGTATGGCGACGATACGATGGGGCTGATTCAGACGCTTCTAGACAGATTAAAGCCCAAAAAATCGGTACCGGCCCTGGTCAATCTACTGTACCCGCAGGCGCTGGAAGATACTGACGGCTGGATCGGCACCATGAGCGATTTCTTTGGTAACACCAACATTCGCGGTAAAGCATCCAGCGCAGCGATTGGCATCAACGCGACCGATAGCCCCCGGGTGCTGGAAGAAATCGCGGCTCTCAACGCCCAATCGGCGTATCCAGGCGTGCTGGGTCTGCGCTGGGTGAAGCAAACGGCCGCTACGCTGGGGTTCACCCGGTTTCCAATTACGTGCGTTCTGGAACTCGACGGCATCGATTCAAAACTGACCAACGAGTTTCTCGAACGCACCTGGAATCGGCTCGACGCGCTGGACATTCCCTTTACGATGCACTGGGGCAAGATCAACTTTGGCCTTAGCGAACAGCGCGTCCGGCGCATGTATGGCGAGCCGAACATAGATGCCTGGCTCATGGCGCGTCAGCAGCTACTGGACGCGCCCACCCGGGCGGTATTTACCAACGAGTTCATGGAGAAATGCGGCCTGAACCGGGAGTTAGTGCTCGACAGTCCGATTGTCTAA